The following nucleotide sequence is from Nitrospira sp..
TGAGCATAGACGTCGGTAAAAAAGCGGCCGCCCGAGATCGTGTCGTAGTGGTAATTCAATCGCCCCGTGCTTCGGAGGGTCCGACCGCCTTCAGACGGATCGACGGCGCCGAACCGATCCAATGAGCCGGCCTGCACCGCTCGCAAAGGCAGTTCCCCTGAGCCGTTCCATTGAGACTTGTGAAAGGTCCCGGTGATCGCCAATTCAGACCGAGGCGTCGGATTCATCGTCGCCTTGCCGAGCAGGTTGCCCCGAAAATACCGGTTGTCGTGTTGAAAGGGCCCGTCGGTGTAGTACCCCTCGGCGGCAACGAGGGTCCGCACCTTCTCCTTAGTGGGCGAGAACATGAGCAGATGCCGCTGGGTATTGAACTGCCCACCGGCCGATTGCACGACATGCTCCCGTACCACCTCGCGCGTTTTGAAATGCACCGCCCCGGCCGTAGCAAAGTCTCCATACTCGGGCAGATAGCTGCCCTTGTGGACGTCGAGCCCTGCGACCGTTTCAGGGATGATGAAATTCAGGTCGGTATAACCCTGGCCGTGAGCATGGGAACGCAGATTGATCGGCATCCCGTCGGCGAAAAAGGCCACATCGGTGCCGTGGTCCGCATCGAACCCGCGAAGGAAATACTGATCGGCCTTGCCGGCGCCTCCCGAATGCTCCACGGCGATGAAGCCGGGGATCAGGCGCAGGACCTGGGCCGGGCGGCCTTGCGGCTGCAGAAGGTATTCCTTGTCGAGGATGAACTGCTGCGATGACGCCGCCACCGGGCGGTCCGCATGCACCGCCACATCGGGCACATCGATTTCAGGAATATCAGGATCGTGGGCCGAGGCGATGCCATAGGCTGCAAGCGTGATCCCGATCGTGCACAGCCATCGTCCCCACGTTCCGTTCCGCACCCTCCGCAATCCCTATCAGAGACTCAGTCCCTTGCCGGTCGTGGTCATGGTCAACTTTCCATGCTTCACGCCCTTCACGCTCAACAGGGCATCGGCGATGTGACGGATATCGGCTCCCTTCCCCTTGGCGACCAGAACTTCAAGACAATGGTCATGGTCGAGGTGTACATGCAGGCCGGCCAGAATTCGTCCCTGAAAGTCATGTTGAATCGCCGTCAGTTTCCTGGTGAGATCGCGCACATGGTGGTCGTACACGAACGTGATCGTTGCGACCGTTTCCTTATTCTGATCCCATTCCTGCTCCACCAGGTTGTCGCGAATCAGAT
It contains:
- the nikR gene encoding nickel-responsive transcriptional regulator NikR, whose translation is MKKQAKQLVRFGVSLDGRLLGEFDRLIQRRKYATRSEAIRDLIRDNLVEQEWDQNKETVATITFVYDHHVRDLTRKLTAIQHDFQGRILAGLHVHLDHDHCLEVLVAKGKGADIRHIADALLSVKGVKHGKLTMTTTGKGLSL